The Thermodesulfobacteriota bacterium genome contains a region encoding:
- the lipA gene encoding lipoyl synthase: protein MNQISQKPSWIKARIPNSTNYKHLKALIRNLNLNTVCEEAKCPNIGECWGAGTLTFMILGDTCTRSCGFCHVKTGKGEELDWEEPQRVAEAVSKLIENSAYINHIVITSVNRDDKNYESACIFAETIKKVRQYNSGIKIEVLIPDFKGDLEALKEVLGSAPDVLNHNIETVPRLYYLPQRTTTGKNRAVRPQAKYEWSLRILEESKHHGHDGILTKSGIMLGLGEEIEEVIETLRDLKSAGCDIVTVGQYLQPSKDHLPVSRYYHPLEFESLKKYGEKIIGIPHIESGPLVRSSYHAEKQVHKMTEVLRQN, encoded by the coding sequence ATGAATCAAATCTCACAAAAACCAAGCTGGATTAAGGCTAGGATTCCAAACTCCACCAATTACAAACACCTCAAAGCACTCATTAGGAACCTCAACCTTAACACCGTCTGTGAAGAGGCCAAGTGTCCAAACATTGGTGAATGCTGGGGAGCAGGCACTCTTACATTTATGATTCTTGGGGATACATGTACAAGGAGCTGTGGGTTTTGCCATGTAAAAACGGGAAAAGGTGAAGAACTGGACTGGGAAGAACCACAAAGGGTTGCAGAAGCAGTTAGTAAACTTATAGAAAATAGCGCTTACATTAACCATATAGTAATCACATCGGTTAACAGGGATGATAAAAATTATGAGAGTGCATGTATATTTGCCGAAACAATAAAAAAAGTAAGACAATACAACTCTGGAATAAAAATCGAGGTCCTCATACCGGATTTCAAAGGGGATCTAGAAGCACTTAAAGAAGTTCTAGGATCAGCGCCCGATGTGCTAAATCACAACATTGAAACAGTGCCGAGACTCTATTACCTGCCCCAAAGAACAACTACAGGAAAAAATAGAGCTGTGAGACCGCAGGCAAAATACGAATGGTCACTAAGAATTTTAGAAGAAAGCAAGCATCATGGGCATGACGGTATCTTAACAAAGTCAGGAATAATGCTTGGCCTAGGCGAGGAAATAGAAGAAGTTATTGAAACGCTCAGAGACTTGAAAAGTGCTGGTTGCGACATTGTAACAGTCGGACAATACTTACAGCCATCTAAAGACCACCTTCCCGTATCAAGATACTATCACCCTCTAGAATTCGAATCCCTGAAAAAATATGGAGAAAAAATAATCGGCATACCCCACATAGAGTCCGGCCCACTCGTAAGAAGCTCATATCACGCAGAAAAGCAGGTGCATAAAATGACTGAGGTACTGAGACAAAATTAA